A section of the Rhipicephalus sanguineus isolate Rsan-2018 chromosome 11, BIME_Rsan_1.4, whole genome shotgun sequence genome encodes:
- the LOC119375615 gene encoding histone H2B, giving the protein MPPQPSGKAVKKAGKAQKNVRATDKKKKKRRRKESFSIYIYKVLKQVHPDTGVSSKAMSIMNSFVNDIFERIAAESSRLAHYNKRSTITSREIQTAVRLLLPGELAKHAVSEGTKAVTKYTSSK; this is encoded by the coding sequence ATGCCTCCGCAGCCCTCTGGTAAAGCCGTGAAGAAGGCCGGCAAGGCCCAGAAAAATGTGCGCGCCAcggataagaagaagaagaagcgccgcaggaAGGAGAGCTTCTCCATCTACATCTACAAGGTGCTGAAGCAGGTGCACCCCGACACTGGAGTCTCCAGCAAGGCCATGTCCATCATGAACAGCTTCGTGAACGATATCTTCGAGCGTATCGCCGCGGAGTCGTCGCGTCTTGCTCACTACAACAAGCGCTCGACCATCACGAGCCGGGAGATCCAGACTGCCGTGCGCCTGCTGCTGCCCGGCGAGTTGGCGAAGCACGCGGTGTCCGAGGGCACCAAGGCCGTCACCAAGTACACCAGCTCTAAGTAG
- the LOC119375471 gene encoding histone H3, protein MARRRAPRLLPSDNGTKQTARKSTGGKAPRKQLATKAARKSAPATGGVKKPHRYRPGTVALREIRRYQKSTELLIRKLPFQRLVREIAQDFKTDLRFQSSAVMALQEASEAYLVGLFEDTNLCAIHAKRVTIMPKDIQLARRIRGERA, encoded by the coding sequence ATGGCCCGACGAAGGGcgccgcgtctcctcccatctgacaacggcacaaAGCAAACCGCGCGCAAGAGTACCGGTGGCAAGGCTCCGCGTAAGCAGCTTGCTACCAAGGCTGCTCGCAAGAGTGCCCCTGCCACAGGCGGGGTTAAGAAGCCTCATAGATATCGCCCTGGTACCGTGGCCCTGCGTGAAATTCGCCGTTACCAGAAATCGACCGAACTTCTGATCCGCAAGCTTCCCTTTCAGCGCCTGGTGAGAGAAATCGCTCAGGACTTCAAGACGGACCTCCGTTTCCAGAGTTCTGCCGTGATGGCCCTTCAGGAAGCTAGCGAGGCCTACCTGGTTGGCCTTTTCGAAGACACCAACCTGTGCGCCATCCACGCCAAGCGCGTCACCATCATGCCAAAGGACATCCAGCTGGCTCGGCGCATTCGCGGAGAGCGCGCTTAA
- the LOC119375614 gene encoding histone H2A, whose product MSGRGKGGKAKGKSKTRSSRAGLQFPVGRIHRLLRKGNYAERVGAGAPVYLAAVLEYLAAEVLELAGNAARDNKKTRIIPRHLQLAIRNDEELNKLLSGVTIAQGGVLPNIQAVLLPKKTEKKA is encoded by the coding sequence ATGTCCGGACGTGGCAAAGGCGGCAAGGCGAAGGGCAAGAGCAAGACCCGTTCCAGCCGCGCGGGGCTCCAGTTCCCCGTGGGCCGTATCCACCGCCTCCTGCGCAAGGGCAACTACGCTGAGCGCGTCGGAGCGGGCGCCCCAGTCTACCTGGCTGCCGTGCTCGAGTACCTCGCCGCCGAGGTGCTCGAGCTGGCGGGCAACGCCGCTCGTGACAACAAGAAGACCAGGATCATCCCCCGTCACTTGCAGCTCGCCATCCGCAACGACGAGGAGCTCAACAAGCTGCTTTCCGGCGTCACCATCGCGCAGGGCGGCGTGCTGCCTAACATTCAGGCCGTGCTCCTCCCAAAGAAGACGGAGAAGAAGGCGTAA
- the LOC119375617 gene encoding histone H4, whose protein sequence is MSGRGKGGKGLGKGGAKRHRKVLRDNIQGITKPAIRRLARRGGVKRISGLIYEETRGVLKVFLENVIRDAVTYTEHAKRKTVTAMDVVYALKRQGRTLYGFGG, encoded by the coding sequence atGTCTGGCCGAGGCAAAGGCGGCAAGGGGCTCGGCAAGGGTGGCGCCAAGCGTCATCGCAAGGTCTTGCGTGACAACATCCAGGGCATCACCAAGCCTGCCATCCGTCGTCTGGCGCGCCGTGGTGGTGTCAAGCGCATCTCTGGCCTCATCTACGAGGAAACTCGCGGTGTTCTCAAGGTGTTCCTCGAGAACGTGATCCGCGACGCCGTCACCTACACCGAGCACGCAAAAAGGAAGACCGTGACGGCCATGGACGTCGTGTACGCCCTCAAGCGTCAGGGCCGCACCCTGTACGGATTCGGAGGCTAA